Proteins encoded together in one uncultured Desulfosarcina sp. window:
- a CDS encoding sigma 54-interacting transcriptional regulator has translation MVLQTKDARDVILDSINEGVFTIDLDWRITAFNRAAEKATGVPRQEALKRPCREIFQANICQDNCALKQTFQTGQPVVNANAFIINHQGQRVPIRVSTAILKNDDGEIIGGVETFQDLSQIQQLQKQLHSSYTFEDIIGRSPEMQRLFDILPQISKSSSNVLIEGASGTGKELFARAIHNLSPRKKHRFVPVNCAALPDTLLESELFGHKAGAFTDARRDKAGRFTLAHKGTIFLDEIGDISPAMQIRLLRVLQDGLIEPLGAEQPVSIDVRVVAATNKSLSDLVQKGVFRGDLYYRIRVIQLKLPDLRNRREDIPLLIEHLLEKYNRLQEKNITSVSAEVMARLMEHPYPGNVRELENIIEQAFVLCRGMTIELHHLPPELRPAAADTKSLNNMSLGAMERVMITETLRRHGGNRKAAARDLGIDPSTLYRKIRALHILPPETDGRSKKK, from the coding sequence ATGGTTCTTCAAACAAAAGATGCCCGCGATGTCATTCTCGATTCGATCAATGAAGGTGTCTTCACCATCGATCTGGACTGGCGCATCACGGCTTTCAATCGTGCCGCCGAAAAAGCCACCGGCGTTCCCCGCCAGGAGGCCCTTAAACGACCCTGCCGAGAAATTTTCCAGGCAAATATCTGTCAGGACAACTGCGCCCTGAAACAGACGTTTCAAACCGGCCAACCCGTAGTGAATGCCAACGCGTTCATCATCAATCATCAGGGCCAGCGGGTGCCCATTCGTGTTTCCACGGCGATTCTCAAAAACGACGACGGAGAGATCATCGGCGGTGTGGAAACCTTCCAGGATCTCAGCCAGATCCAGCAGCTCCAGAAACAGCTCCACAGCAGCTATACATTCGAGGATATCATCGGCCGCAGCCCGGAAATGCAGCGGCTGTTCGACATTCTGCCCCAGATTTCCAAAAGCAGCAGCAATGTGCTGATCGAAGGGGCCAGCGGAACCGGCAAGGAGCTGTTTGCCCGCGCCATCCACAACCTGTCACCGCGTAAAAAGCACCGCTTCGTTCCGGTCAATTGCGCGGCCCTGCCGGACACTCTGCTGGAAAGCGAACTGTTCGGCCACAAAGCCGGAGCCTTCACCGATGCCCGTCGCGACAAAGCGGGCCGGTTCACCCTGGCCCACAAGGGCACCATCTTTCTCGACGAGATCGGCGACATCTCCCCGGCCATGCAAATCCGCCTGTTGCGGGTATTGCAGGACGGCCTGATCGAACCGTTGGGCGCCGAACAGCCGGTTTCCATCGATGTGCGTGTCGTGGCCGCCACCAACAAATCCCTTTCCGATCTGGTTCAAAAAGGGGTCTTTCGCGGCGATCTATACTATCGCATTCGCGTGATTCAATTAAAGCTGCCGGACCTGCGCAACCGCCGCGAGGACATCCCTTTGCTGATCGAGCACCTGCTGGAAAAATATAACCGCCTGCAGGAAAAAAACATCACCAGCGTATCGGCGGAGGTCATGGCCCGTCTCATGGAGCATCCCTACCCGGGCAATGTCCGCGAACTGGAGAATATCATCGAGCAGGCCTTTGTGCTTTGCCGGGGAATGACCATCGAGCTGCATCACCTTCCCCCGGAGCTGCGGCCCGCTGCTGCGGATACGAAATCGTTGAACAACATGAGCCTCGGGGCCATGGAAAGGGTGATGATTACCGAGACATTGCGCCGCCACGGCGGCAATCGCAAGGCCGCCGCCCGGGATCTGGGGATCGACCCCAGCACCCTGTATCGAAAAATCAGAGCCTTGCACATCCTGCCCCCGGAAACGGACGGCCGCAGTAAAAAAAAGTAA
- a CDS encoding AMP-binding protein — MGIETLYKEVMDLNMMADNDEKKEAAKAFFEKLNAMELPEYFNWADEIFEGLHVKERGDNTALIWADIATEEKKRYTFNEFAAKSNQCLNALRNAGVQKGDNMYMMVPIVPETWFATYACVKGGLVIVPTATTMTMRELQYRFESYPPDIIVSDVAFTDMMDEAIEATGVKPKIKLVLGEKAGWTSYSELDKESGDAEAAKTKPNDLLFCFFTSGTTGLPKKVGHTAASYPIGHLSTAVMAGIRPDDIHHNLSAPGWAKWAWSSFFGPLNVGATATAFNFTVLDGNQYLKTVADCKVTTFCAPPTAWRMFINLDMDRFDLSALRQSISAGEPLNPEVITQWKKYTGTEIRDFYGQTESTAMIGNPPWMAGKMRSGSFGYPSYMYDVVLVDDEGNEVTTPDEPGHICVRLDRWRALGLFTEYIGSPEKMKSVFVGNYYYTGDRASFDADGYWWFVGRADDVIKSSDYRVGPFEVESALVEHPSVAEAAVIGAPDPKRHQLVKAYVILNKGFEPSKELALELFKHTINILAKFKIPRIIEFVTEVPKTISGKIRRIELRENEIARKEKGEGPQANEYFYWDFPELSSKSKN, encoded by the coding sequence ATGGGCATCGAGACATTGTACAAGGAAGTCATGGATCTGAACATGATGGCGGACAATGACGAAAAGAAGGAGGCCGCCAAGGCGTTTTTCGAAAAACTCAACGCCATGGAACTCCCCGAGTACTTCAACTGGGCGGATGAAATTTTCGAAGGTCTCCACGTCAAGGAACGCGGCGACAACACGGCCCTGATCTGGGCGGATATCGCCACCGAAGAGAAAAAAAGGTACACCTTTAACGAATTTGCCGCCAAAAGCAATCAGTGCCTGAACGCGCTCCGCAACGCCGGCGTCCAAAAAGGGGACAACATGTACATGATGGTTCCCATCGTTCCGGAGACCTGGTTTGCGACCTATGCCTGCGTCAAGGGCGGCCTGGTGATCGTACCGACGGCCACGACCATGACCATGCGGGAATTACAGTACCGCTTCGAAAGCTATCCCCCGGATATTATCGTGTCCGACGTGGCCTTCACCGACATGATGGACGAAGCCATCGAAGCCACCGGCGTCAAACCCAAAATCAAGCTCGTACTCGGCGAAAAAGCGGGCTGGACCAGCTACAGCGAACTGGACAAAGAGTCCGGGGATGCCGAAGCCGCCAAAACCAAACCCAACGACCTGCTGTTCTGCTTCTTTACCTCAGGAACGACCGGCCTGCCCAAAAAGGTCGGCCACACCGCCGCGTCCTATCCCATCGGGCACCTTTCCACCGCGGTCATGGCCGGCATCCGCCCGGATGACATCCATCACAACCTGAGCGCGCCGGGCTGGGCCAAATGGGCCTGGAGCAGCTTTTTCGGTCCCCTCAATGTCGGTGCCACGGCCACCGCTTTCAATTTCACGGTCCTCGACGGCAATCAGTATCTCAAGACCGTCGCCGACTGCAAAGTCACCACCTTCTGTGCCCCGCCGACGGCCTGGCGCATGTTCATCAACCTGGATATGGATCGCTTCGACCTGTCCGCCCTGCGCCAGTCCATCAGTGCCGGCGAACCGCTGAACCCCGAGGTGATCACCCAGTGGAAGAAGTACACCGGAACGGAAATCCGGGATTTTTACGGCCAGACCGAATCCACGGCCATGATCGGCAACCCGCCCTGGATGGCTGGCAAAATGCGCAGCGGTTCTTTCGGGTACCCCTCCTACATGTATGACGTCGTTCTGGTGGATGACGAGGGCAATGAGGTTACCACCCCCGACGAACCCGGCCATATCTGCGTGCGGCTGGACCGCTGGCGGGCCCTGGGCCTGTTCACCGAGTACATCGGCAGCCCGGAGAAAATGAAAAGCGTCTTCGTCGGCAACTACTACTATACCGGTGACCGCGCCTCCTTTGACGCCGACGGCTACTGGTGGTTCGTGGGCCGCGCCGATGACGTAATCAAATCGTCCGACTATCGTGTTGGACCCTTCGAGGTCGAAAGCGCCCTGGTAGAGCATCCCTCCGTGGCCGAAGCGGCGGTCATCGGCGCCCCCGATCCCAAACGCCACCAGCTGGTCAAGGCCTATGTGATTCTCAACAAAGGATTCGAGCCGTCCAAGGAACTGGCCCTCGAGCTTTTCAAACACACCATCAATATTCTGGCCAAGTTCAAGATCCCCAGAATCATCGAATTCGTCACCGAGGTGCCCAAGACCATCAGCGGCAAAATTCGGCGCATCGAGCTGAGAGAAAATGAAATCGCCCGGAAGGAAAAGGGCGAAGGTCCCCAGGCCAATGAGTACTTTTACTGGGATTTTCCGGAGCTGAGTTCTAAATCCAAAAATTAA
- a CDS encoding radical SAM protein, with the protein MTPKSILLISPPITKPCEPPAGIAKLAGALRAHGVGCRVYDASLDCLLGLIEQPLTANDTWTRRALAHRQENLTALQTLDLYHNRDRYKRAVMDLNRILHMAGQPDGVAASLANFSSQSLSPVRSADLIRAAEQFRSNLFYPLFSRSLAALFSQQEPEIVGFSINFMSQALCAFAMIGYIRKHLSETAIICGGGLVNSWMNIPGFESPFGGLIDDMICGPGENRLIERCTGKSAPEPSVTGYDFSPFDPDRYLAPVRVLPYSTSRGCYWKKCAFCPETAENSVYLTEAPAVIGSDLGRLTDRTGAGLIHFLDNALSPKFMAHLIDHPPGVAWYGFARITRHLTDPKFVKGLRTSGCVMLKLGVESGDQAVLDALSKGIDIAMASRALSALHRAGIATYVYLLFGTPAEDEAAARRTLAFTRDHAECIDFLNLAIFNLPAHGSEADTLETADFYAGDLSLYREFVHPKGWDRSRVRPFLSKAFKKQPAIQAILNNDPPFFTSNHAPFFHLQTLMNM; encoded by the coding sequence ATGACACCCAAATCAATCCTTCTCATCTCCCCGCCCATCACCAAACCCTGCGAGCCGCCGGCGGGGATCGCCAAGCTGGCCGGCGCCCTTCGCGCCCACGGCGTCGGCTGCCGGGTCTACGATGCCAGCCTGGATTGTCTTCTGGGTCTGATTGAGCAGCCGTTGACAGCCAACGACACCTGGACCCGCCGTGCCCTGGCCCACCGCCAGGAAAATCTGACCGCCCTGCAAACCCTTGATCTATACCACAACCGGGACCGCTACAAACGGGCGGTCATGGACCTCAACCGCATCCTGCACATGGCCGGCCAACCCGACGGTGTTGCGGCCTCTCTTGCCAATTTCTCTTCCCAATCGCTTTCGCCGGTGCGCAGCGCCGATCTGATACGGGCCGCCGAACAATTTAGATCCAATCTATTTTACCCGCTTTTTTCTCGATCCCTGGCCGCTCTTTTTTCCCAGCAGGAACCGGAAATCGTCGGTTTTTCGATCAATTTCATGAGCCAGGCCCTGTGCGCCTTTGCCATGATCGGCTATATCCGCAAACACCTTTCCGAAACGGCCATCATATGCGGTGGCGGCTTGGTCAACTCCTGGATGAATATACCGGGGTTTGAAAGTCCGTTCGGCGGTCTGATCGACGACATGATCTGCGGACCGGGAGAGAATCGGCTGATCGAACGGTGCACGGGAAAAAGCGCGCCCGAGCCCTCGGTTACCGGCTACGATTTTTCCCCCTTCGATCCGGACCGGTACCTTGCACCCGTGCGGGTACTGCCATACAGCACCTCGCGGGGCTGCTACTGGAAAAAATGCGCATTCTGTCCGGAAACCGCCGAGAATAGCGTTTACCTCACCGAAGCGCCCGCTGTTATCGGCAGCGATCTTGGACGATTGACGGACCGGACCGGTGCCGGCCTGATCCACTTTCTGGACAACGCCCTTTCCCCCAAATTCATGGCGCACCTGATCGACCATCCACCGGGGGTTGCCTGGTACGGGTTTGCCAGGATCACCCGCCACCTCACCGACCCGAAATTCGTCAAGGGGCTGAGAACTTCGGGCTGCGTGATGCTCAAACTGGGGGTGGAATCCGGCGACCAGGCGGTCTTGGATGCCCTTTCCAAAGGGATTGATATCGCCATGGCATCTAGGGCGCTGAGCGCCCTTCACCGGGCGGGCATTGCCACTTACGTCTACCTGCTGTTCGGCACACCGGCGGAGGATGAGGCCGCGGCCCGCAGGACCCTGGCGTTTACGCGCGACCATGCCGAGTGCATCGATTTTCTCAATCTGGCCATCTTCAATCTGCCGGCCCACGGCAGTGAAGCCGACACGTTGGAAACGGCTGATTTTTATGCGGGCGATCTTTCCCTGTACCGGGAGTTCGTGCATCCCAAGGGTTGGGACCGCAGCCGGGTGCGGCCCTTCTTATCCAAGGCCTTCAAAAAGCAGCCGGCCATCCAGGCCATTTTGAACAACGACCCGCCCTTTTTCACCTCCAACCACGCGCCGTTTTTTCATTTACAGACCCTGATGAACATGTAA
- a CDS encoding ATP-binding cassette domain-containing protein, producing the protein MISIDNLSKSFGGRELFDGVSFKINSKERVGLVGRNGHGKSTLFQIIVGEEGYDDGTINMPKGYRIGYVRQHIRFTEKTVLAEGMKGLTAAEKDHHWKVEKILAGLGFSDGDMVRDPHDFSGGFQVRLNMAKVLVSEPDLLLLDEPTNYLDITSIRWIENFLLSWPHELMLITHDRGFMDKLVTHTVGIHRKKARKIPGNTEKYYEQIAQDEEIYEKTRLNDERKAKEIRLFISRFRAKARLANMVQSRVKTLAKMEKKDKLEELKGLEFSFRTKPFKAKQVLTAESLSFAWGANRPLFQDLGFSILAGERICVVGKNGKGKTTLLKVLAGTLKPAAGKITVNPQVVAGVFEQTNIQTLVDSRTVEEEILYAQPDVDRQKARNICGAMMFEGDSALKKIGVLSGGEKSRVMLGQLLVTPVNLLMLDEPTNHLDMDACDALLAAIDNFDGAVIMVTHNEMFLHALADRLIVFDDAGARMFDGGYQDFLEKGGWGDAAVMTRRQDGVEPETTPAPPRYNKKELRRLRSEIITEKSKVLKPMEDAIAKAEREIEKNENLLDQANREMVDASQEGDGQRIASLSQQIRSFQDIIETRFAEMEEMDEQRQRLEKKFQKRLDELEA; encoded by the coding sequence ATGATAAGCATCGACAACCTAAGCAAAAGCTTCGGCGGCCGCGAACTGTTCGACGGCGTCAGCTTTAAGATCAATTCCAAGGAGCGGGTGGGTCTGGTGGGCCGCAACGGCCACGGCAAGTCTACCCTGTTTCAGATCATCGTCGGCGAAGAGGGCTACGACGACGGTACCATCAACATGCCCAAAGGCTACCGCATCGGCTACGTGCGCCAGCACATCCGGTTCACCGAAAAGACGGTTCTGGCCGAAGGCATGAAAGGGCTGACGGCCGCCGAAAAGGACCACCACTGGAAGGTGGAAAAAATCCTTGCCGGTCTGGGGTTTTCCGACGGCGACATGGTTCGCGATCCCCACGATTTTTCCGGGGGTTTCCAGGTGCGGCTCAATATGGCCAAGGTGCTGGTCTCGGAGCCGGACCTGCTGCTTTTAGACGAGCCCACCAACTACCTGGACATCACCTCCATCCGCTGGATCGAGAATTTCCTGTTGAGCTGGCCTCACGAACTGATGCTGATCACCCACGACCGCGGGTTCATGGACAAACTCGTCACCCACACCGTGGGCATCCATCGCAAAAAGGCCCGCAAAATCCCAGGCAACACGGAAAAATATTACGAGCAGATCGCCCAGGATGAGGAAATCTACGAAAAAACCCGCCTGAACGACGAACGCAAGGCAAAGGAGATCCGCCTGTTCATCTCCCGCTTCAGGGCCAAGGCGCGGCTGGCCAACATGGTCCAGTCCCGCGTCAAAACCCTGGCCAAAATGGAGAAAAAAGACAAGCTGGAGGAACTCAAGGGGCTGGAATTCTCCTTCCGCACCAAACCCTTCAAGGCCAAGCAGGTGCTTACCGCCGAAAGCCTCTCCTTTGCCTGGGGAGCCAACCGGCCCCTGTTCCAGGACCTTGGATTTTCCATCCTGGCCGGAGAGCGCATCTGCGTCGTGGGCAAAAACGGCAAAGGCAAAACCACCCTGCTCAAGGTCCTGGCCGGAACGCTCAAGCCGGCGGCGGGCAAGATTACGGTTAATCCGCAGGTCGTAGCCGGCGTATTCGAACAGACCAACATCCAGACCCTGGTGGACAGCCGCACCGTTGAAGAAGAAATCCTCTACGCCCAGCCGGATGTGGACCGCCAGAAGGCTCGCAACATCTGCGGCGCCATGATGTTCGAAGGCGACAGCGCCTTGAAAAAAATCGGCGTTCTTTCCGGCGGCGAGAAAAGCCGGGTGATGCTGGGGCAACTGCTGGTCACCCCGGTGAACCTGTTGATGCTGGACGAGCCCACCAACCACCTGGACATGGACGCCTGCGACGCCCTGCTGGCGGCCATCGACAATTTCGACGGCGCGGTGATCATGGTCACCCATAACGAGATGTTTCTCCATGCCCTGGCCGACCGATTGATCGTTTTCGACGATGCCGGCGCCCGTATGTTCGATGGCGGCTACCAGGACTTTCTGGAAAAAGGCGGCTGGGGAGATGCCGCGGTCATGACCCGGCGGCAGGACGGTGTGGAACCGGAGACGACGCCGGCGCCGCCCCGCTACAACAAAAAGGAACTGCGGCGGCTGCGTTCGGAAATCATCACCGAAAAATCCAAGGTTCTCAAACCCATGGAAGATGCCATCGCCAAGGCGGAGCGGGAAATCGAAAAAAACGAGAACCTGCTGGACCAGGCCAACCGGGAAATGGTCGATGCGTCCCAGGAGGGTGACGGCCAGCGCATTGCTTCGCTTTCCCAGCAGATCCGCTCCTTCCAGGACATCATCGAGACGCGCTTTGCCGAAATGGAGGAGATGGACGAGCAGCGCCAGAGGCTGGAGAAGAAGTTTCAGAAGCGGTTGGATGAGCTTGAGGCATGA
- a CDS encoding M55 family metallopeptidase — translation MNAPAYRHILIIADIEGSSGCGSYRASSFLTRPWAKACAAMSRDVDAVVKALFDAGVRRVTVKDFHRTAYNLLPEMIDRRAAIVCGYRQGPVPGLGDPGHADGVMMLGMHAAAGTGGFIAHTLTSRLASLKVNDRPLAEVELFAAALASFGIPTLFFSGCPVACAQARQRIPGIHTFPIDKSVPPEALDADRWRRGLARSTVKALSNRTTKPYRPQGPFHADITIRDGAKAAAKMADRWGFERTGARVRLDAPDMDTLYNHLIRLCYLPPLAEKTLPFSLMLFNAMGWLGRLWVRRQLKLFPAIDTLTAFLYTFIRF, via the coding sequence ATGAACGCGCCTGCCTATCGCCACATATTAATCATAGCCGATATTGAAGGCAGCAGCGGCTGCGGCAGTTACCGGGCCTCGTCATTTCTCACGCGGCCTTGGGCCAAAGCATGCGCCGCCATGTCCCGCGATGTGGATGCGGTGGTCAAGGCGCTTTTCGATGCCGGCGTCAGGCGGGTAACGGTCAAGGATTTTCACCGCACCGCCTACAATCTTCTGCCCGAGATGATCGACCGGCGGGCCGCGATTGTCTGCGGTTATCGCCAGGGGCCCGTACCGGGCCTGGGCGATCCCGGCCACGCCGACGGCGTCATGATGCTCGGCATGCATGCGGCCGCCGGCACAGGCGGATTTATAGCCCACACCCTGACTTCACGGCTGGCATCCCTGAAAGTCAACGACCGCCCGCTGGCCGAGGTGGAACTGTTCGCCGCTGCCCTGGCCTCTTTTGGCATTCCGACACTTTTCTTTTCCGGCTGCCCGGTTGCCTGCGCCCAGGCCCGGCAGCGCATCCCCGGTATCCATACCTTTCCCATCGACAAGAGCGTACCGCCGGAAGCCCTGGATGCCGACCGCTGGCGTAGGGGCCTGGCCCGGTCCACTGTAAAAGCGTTGTCCAACAGAACAACGAAACCCTACCGACCGCAAGGCCCCTTCCATGCCGACATCACCATCCGGGATGGGGCCAAAGCCGCCGCCAAAATGGCCGACCGATGGGGATTCGAACGCACCGGTGCCAGAGTGCGACTCGATGCTCCGGACATGGACACCCTTTACAACCATCTGATTCGACTGTGCTACCTTCCTCCACTGGCAGAAAAGACCCTGCCTTTCAGCCTCATGCTTTTCAACGCAATGGGTTGGCTGGGTCGTTTGTGGGTTCGTCGGCAGTTAAAGCTTTTTCCCGCGATTGACACCCTTACCGCCTTCCTTTATACCTTCATCCGCTTTTGA
- a CDS encoding IS3 family transposase (programmed frameshift) produces MAKHRIRRSAEFKAKVALAALSEAKTLAELSSEYGVHQTQITRWKQELVANAPDLFGKAKKKALNHEAEVNELHRQIGKLKVENDFLFQSARSELDRAQKQKVIATGHPDVSVKRRCQLLGISRASYYRGPSMGLRQGDRELMRRIDRLYTDHPWMGSRSLADHLTSPDRPIGRGRVRRLMRIMGIESLAPKPGTSRRQPRHPVYPYLLRRMTIDRPNQVWATDITYIHMARGHMYLIAIMDWATRKVLSWRLSNTLDTQFCVEALKAALLKYGAPEIFNSDQGCQFTSEAFTSVLKAWKVKISMDGKGRFKDNIFIERLWRTLKYERIYLRDYETGVELSRDLTIWFDWYNENRKHSSLDKLTPNEAYAQGLQNQNQAA; encoded by the exons ATGGCAAAACATCGTATCCGTCGTAGCGCAGAATTCAAGGCGAAGGTCGCCCTTGCTGCATTGTCCGAGGCAAAGACCCTGGCCGAACTATCCAGTGAGTATGGCGTTCATCAGACACAAATCACTCGCTGGAAACAGGAACTGGTCGCCAATGCACCGGATTTGTTTGGTAAGGCTAAGAAAAAGGCGCTCAACCACGAAGCCGAGGTTAACGAACTTCACCGCCAGATCGGCAAGCTCAAGGTTGAAAACGATTTTTTGT TCCAATCTGCCCGGTCTGAACTCGACCGGGCGCAGAAACAGAAGGTGATTGCAACCGGTCACCCGGATGTTTCTGTAAAGCGGCGCTGCCAATTATTGGGTATATCCCGTGCAAGTTATTATCGTGGCCCCTCTATGGGACTGCGGCAAGGGGACCGGGAACTGATGCGTCGGATCGATAGACTCTACACGGATCATCCCTGGATGGGCAGTCGTTCCCTGGCCGATCATTTAACGAGTCCTGATCGACCGATAGGACGCGGGCGTGTCAGACGCCTGATGCGTATCATGGGCATCGAATCCCTGGCACCCAAGCCGGGTACCAGCAGGCGTCAACCCAGGCATCCGGTCTATCCCTATCTGCTGCGAAGGATGACCATTGATCGCCCCAACCAGGTGTGGGCCACCGATATTACGTATATTCACATGGCCCGCGGTCATATGTATCTAATCGCAATCATGGACTGGGCTACCCGGAAAGTCCTCTCCTGGCGGTTATCCAATACCCTTGACACACAGTTTTGCGTGGAGGCCCTCAAAGCAGCGCTACTCAAATATGGCGCTCCGGAAATCTTCAACAGCGACCAGGGTTGCCAGTTCACGAGCGAGGCCTTTACCTCCGTGCTGAAAGCCTGGAAAGTTAAGATCAGCATGGATGGCAAGGGACGGTTCAAAGACAACATCTTTATCGAGCGCCTCTGGCGCACCCTGAAATATGAAAGAATATACCTCAGGGATTACGAAACCGGTGTTGAACTATCCCGGGATCTGACCATCTGGTTCGACTGGTATAATGAAAACCGGAAGCATTCGTCTCTTGACAAACTGACCCCAAATGAGGCTTATGCTCAAGGACTTCAAAATCAAAACCAGGCCGCCTGA